One Acidobacteriota bacterium DNA segment encodes these proteins:
- a CDS encoding TolC family protein, with the protein MKKRGFVLSLVCVFSLLLALPGLAGGGAKGNKVIKLSLEDALKEALRNNLDIKIERYSTRAAKEGVTAAEGSFDFVTFATTGYNSSRTEPFNYFSNLKVNISQRYSFNAGIKKNLAFSGGNFQISFDDNRSSSNSPFSLYNPYHTANLSFQLTQPLLKNFGSRIAKYNLIIARKNRELSLAQFKNKVISTLAQVQELYFNLVFQMRDLEVKKGSLKLAKDQLEMTKTKVAVGSLPPIEITQAEAAVAQREVDIISAESAVQSAKDQLLRAMKGELSPSSWEVEIIPITEPSSEKEVPDLEECIKQALKNRPDLIQERLNVKIKEETVYYRRNQLKPELNLQFTASLNGLNGRKPIIIGNPFTREYEIIGYQEGGLGGALRDIFTGNFRTFNVNFSLNLPLENRSAEAAYAQAEIELEQERERLRNLEQQVILEVRDAVRRVISSLKQVEASRKARELAEKQLKAEEEKFAVGASTNFEVLRLQEDLASAQSQEIKAIVDYNIALFNLKKVTGTLLSDLNITVKE; encoded by the coding sequence ATGAAGAAGAGAGGTTTTGTGCTTAGCCTGGTTTGTGTCTTTTCTCTTTTATTAGCTCTTCCCGGTTTGGCAGGAGGAGGAGCTAAAGGAAACAAGGTGATTAAGCTTTCCCTTGAGGATGCGTTGAAGGAGGCGCTTAGGAACAATCTTGACATAAAGATTGAAAGGTATAGCACCCGTGCCGCCAAGGAAGGAGTCACTGCAGCGGAAGGGTCCTTTGACTTCGTGACCTTCGCTACCACTGGCTATAACAGTAGCCGTACCGAGCCGTTCAATTACTTCAGCAACCTGAAGGTCAATATAAGCCAACGCTACTCCTTTAATGCAGGAATAAAGAAAAACCTCGCCTTCTCAGGTGGGAACTTCCAGATAAGCTTTGATGATAACCGTTCCTCCTCTAACAGCCCGTTTTCCCTTTATAATCCATACCATACAGCCAATTTGAGCTTCCAGTTAACCCAACCCCTTTTAAAGAACTTCGGTTCTCGGATCGCCAAGTATAACCTCATAATAGCGAGGAAGAATAGGGAACTCAGCCTTGCCCAATTTAAGAATAAGGTGATCTCCACCCTTGCTCAGGTTCAGGAGCTCTACTTCAACCTCGTTTTCCAAATGAGGGATCTTGAGGTGAAGAAAGGCTCTCTTAAGTTGGCTAAGGATCAGCTTGAGATGACCAAGACCAAGGTAGCAGTGGGAAGCCTTCCTCCGATTGAGATAACCCAGGCTGAAGCAGCGGTGGCTCAGCGAGAGGTGGACATTATATCTGCGGAGAGTGCAGTCCAATCCGCTAAGGATCAACTCCTCCGGGCGATGAAGGGGGAACTTTCTCCTTCATCTTGGGAGGTTGAGATCATCCCGATAACGGAACCGAGCTCAGAAAAAGAGGTGCCGGATCTCGAGGAGTGCATCAAGCAAGCGCTCAAGAATCGTCCCGACCTCATTCAGGAAAGGCTTAATGTAAAGATAAAGGAGGAAACGGTTTATTACAGACGAAACCAGTTAAAACCGGAACTCAACCTTCAGTTCACGGCGAGCCTGAACGGGCTTAATGGTAGAAAGCCCATAATCATCGGCAATCCCTTTACTAGGGAATACGAGATCATAGGTTATCAAGAGGGCGGTTTAGGAGGAGCGCTAAGGGATATCTTTACAGGAAACTTCCGCACCTTTAATGTGAACTTCAGTCTGAACCTACCGCTTGAGAATCGATCTGCCGAGGCAGCTTATGCCCAGGCTGAGATCGAGTTGGAGCAGGAGCGGGAGAGGTTGCGCAATTTGGAGCAGCAGGTGATCCTTGAGGTGAGGGATGCGGTGCGCAGGGTGATCTCCAGCTTGAAGCAGGTAGAGGCATCGCGTAAGGCGAGGGAGCTTGCGGAGAAACAGCTTAAAGCAGAGGAGGAAAAGTTCGCTGTTGGTGCGTCCACCAACTTCGAGGTACTAAGGCTTCAGGAGGATCTCGCTTCTGCCCAGAGTCAGGAGATAAAGGCGATCGTCGATTACAATATCGCCCTTTTCAATCTGAAGAAAGTGACCGGTACCCTTCTTAGCGATTTGAATATCACCGTTAAGGAGTAA
- the pyrE gene encoding orotate phosphoribosyltransferase: MNRNELLDIFKRYNALLEGHFLLSSGLHSPQYLQCALVLQYPDVAERLGKELASLFPDITIDGVISPALGGIVIGQEVGRALGVRAFFAERLEGKMTLRRGFSIEKGEHLLIIEDVITTGTSTREVMSLVRNRGGEVVGVGAIINRGNEEIEPGLKSRFLLKMEIPTYPPSECPLCKEGKTPLVKPGSKGIR; the protein is encoded by the coding sequence ATCAATAGGAACGAACTGCTCGATATATTCAAGAGATATAATGCCCTTCTTGAAGGCCATTTTCTTCTGAGTTCTGGTCTTCATAGCCCACAATACCTCCAGTGCGCTTTAGTGCTCCAATACCCTGATGTAGCGGAGAGGCTGGGAAAGGAACTCGCCTCACTCTTCCCCGATATAACTATAGACGGGGTGATCTCTCCAGCACTTGGTGGGATCGTAATAGGACAGGAGGTGGGAAGGGCTCTTGGTGTTCGAGCGTTCTTCGCGGAACGGTTGGAAGGAAAGATGACCCTCCGCCGTGGCTTCAGCATTGAAAAGGGGGAACATCTTCTGATAATTGAGGATGTGATCACCACCGGAACCTCGACCCGGGAGGTAATGAGCCTCGTCCGGAATCGGGGCGGAGAAGTGGTGGGAGTGGGAGCAATAATCAACCGAGGGAACGAGGAGATCGAGCCAGGACTTAAGAGCCGTTTCCTCCTGAAAATGGAGATACCTACCTATCCCCCCTCCGAATGCCCTCTCTGCAAGGAGGGTAAAACACCTTTAGTAAAACCGGGAAGCAAGGGAATTAGATAA